GAATGAGACTTGCTCGGTTTTGGTCGTGAGCTGGACGTAGTTGCTCTAGTTATGTATCACCTCCTTATTACTAAGGAGAATGAGACAACCAAACGCAAAGTTATTTGTTAAATTTTTAATTTTTTTATAAAAAATCCAGTGACAGAGACACTGGATTTGAGGTATTAGCGATAACTTTTTAATAAAGGAGCTAATTTTTTAGTGCTTTACAATAATGAGATTTGACAGTTACATCACTCATTTTCTTGTAATGTTCAGTGATATAGCGAGCCGTTTCTTTATAGCTTGAACCTTGTTCCGCTATCATTTCAACAATCTTACTGTCAATTTCTGATAGGGATGCTTTAGCTTCACGAATAGCTTGTCTTAACTCCGCTAGGATTAAAGCTTCTTCGGGATTCAAATCAGAACTTGCAACTACTTCATAGCGTTCACGTCGTTTACCGTCATTACGAGATATGCTTTCTTCCATACTTCGTTTATGGTGGTATCGGTCACGCCGTTCTGCATTACTTTGTTCTTGTTGAAGCAAACGAGTTACTTCATTCCAATTTTTAGCTTTAATAGCTTCTTTGATTTTACGCTCACGGCGTTCTTGTACTTTATTGCTCATAATGATGAGCTCCTTTCCGTCCTTGGACAGAAGGAAACAAAATGAGCAAATATTGAACGCTGAGTATGCTAAAAGGCACAACAAAGAAACAGCGAAACAATTCTATGCAAGACATGACCTTTATCGTCATATCATCATATTTGTTTCAATCTGTCCTTTGATGGCCATCAATTTGGACTATTAAAATTTTTATCAAGAGTTTTTCTTGATATATTCAGTATAAGGCATAATGTTCTTTTATTTTTTACTTCTTTTTTTACTTCAATAAACTAATTTGTAAAACGAAGTGCAAAAAAAACTAGGCGATTCACCTAGTTTTTAAAGAGCAAATTTTCGTATCTCTTCTTCGCTTAATAGTTTAATAAATGCTTGTTGAACTCTATCTAAAGCCGAAGCCATTGCGAGTAATTCCTCGTTTAATTGTTCTTGGAAATAGTATGTTACTTGTGTATTATTCGTCAATAATCCCTCAATATAGCGAGTGACATTTGTATTATCTAAATTGATATCATAGAGTTCAACTAAATCAACAAGGTCGATGTCGTTTATTCCCTGAGAGGCAATTTTTTCAATACGTTTCTTATCCTCTAGTGAAAATCTTGTTGGCTCTAATTGAATAGTGTGCCTTTCTTGAATTGGTCTTGTTGCATAAGGGTTGGAAACCCAACTGATAATTTCATCAAAAGTTCTTTCCTCAGTCCTTTCTATATCATTGGATTGATAAATATTAATGCCTAGATTTGCCAACTCTTCTTTAGAATATTTTTGATATAACTCTGTGATATCCTTACCTTGACTGAGTAATTTCATACAGTCCTCAGATATCTGTTTGAATTTTACTCCATCTATTTGTTGACCACCAGTCATACTAAACGAAGAGGTTGTTCTTCCTTTTTGAGAAATAACTAACGGGACGGATGTAAGGTAAGATTTTGGAATATTCTCTTTATACATTCTTTCTAATATATCATTTACCATAAATCCGATATTAAACAAGGGATTTTCTTTGAGTTTTTTTATTAGATTAGGGATAATTTCTGTCGAAACATTATCATACCACCATTTATTGATGAGAGGATCAATGTTTTCTTGCCTAAATGTTGAGGGTATGTCATTTCCGCCTAATTCAAATAGGATACCACAGACATTAACTTCAAATGATTTAATTAAATTATCCCCTAACATCAACCAAAGAATATCAAACATTTCTTCAAAATCAATGACAGTCAATTCATTGATGGTACGGGTTCTAAAACTTCTAGCGGGGTTATAACTTTTTCCACCAACCCATACGTCAATGTCATCTTTCTTGTGAAAAGTATCCATTTCAGTTTCAGTAGAAATCATAAATCTTTTTCTTTGAATATTGAAATTTGCAAATGTCTTGGCAATACTTAGACAACTTGATTGGATTGAAATTAAATCATCACTCATGAAAGAATATAGTTTTTCATCTACAGCCTCTAAATCTCTATATAAAATAGAACTGAAAAAATAATGAAACAGATTCTCAATAAACTCATCTAACTCTCCAAAAACGATATACGTATAGCTCGAAGCGGTTAGAGCATTTAAATAAACTAACATCGAACTCGTAATTGGTCGCTTACCACTTTCAACTTGACTAACTTGACCTGCATTGCCTAGTTCGCTTTGTGTAATATTGTATTTTTTTCTTAAATTTTTGATACGAGTAGGTATTTCTTGTGAATAATTTTCTTCAAAAAATTTCATATATAATCCCCCTATAATCATGGAAAAGTAGAAAGTAGTAAAAATAGTTGTTATCCTAGTTGATTAAAAAAATCTCTGATTTCCTCATCTTTTATAAAATAATATATAATTTTCCCCTCTCTTCTAGTGTCCAAGATGTTTTGATTGGCTAGTTTACGAAGATGGTGGGAGGCAGATGCCATACTGAGATTTAATAAACAGGCTATATCGCAGACACAGAGTTCTTCGACGGCAAGGAGATAAAAGATGATATTTATCTGTTTATTATCGGTAAATTTTGATAAAATGCGAAGTGATTTTTGGACTTTTTCCTTTTCAAGGTAGTTCGTTGCGGTTGTAACATTTTGTTGATTTATAACATCCACTTGACAGATACTATCTTTTTTCATAATATTTTCTCCTAGCCTAATATAGTCCATAGTATGTCAAAACTGTTATTTTCAATCAGGATATATATCCCCAATCCTAAATAAACAACGGCAATAAACCATCTGCTATATTTTTCCAAAATTTCTCCAACAGAAGAGACTTGTGCCAATTTTTGGGCAGAAAAAACCAAGAGATAAATCATGACTAGAAAGGTAAGTAAAGCTACTATCAAATTTGCTAAATTTAAGGTAGTAAAATATGGAACAAAGACACCAATATTGTCAGCACCACAACTTGCAAAAGTAATCATAGCGACTAGAAATATCAGGTTTTTATTATCTTTGCGCAAACCTTCTTTGGCAATAGCTTCTCCATCAGAATCTCCTAAAAGCAAAACTTTGAGACCTAGGAAAATTGGAATCAAACCGAGTAAACCTAAAATCTCTTTACTAGGAATATAATTTAAGACAAATGCAAAAAGCAAACTTAGCAATATTAGACTAACAGAGCCTAGAAATTGTCCTAAATAGATGTTAATGATGTCTTTTCTGCTTTTTCTTTTGGCAAAAAATAACATTAGGATAATAAGTAAGTCTACGGCTGTCCCAGAATACAGTATTATTGAAGTAACAACATTTTGAATCATAAAACACCTCATTCAAATATATTTTTGAATGTATTTTAACATTAAACTTTGTAGATGTCAACTTAAAATTCACCAAAATATAGATAAGGCGTTAGTGTACCAAATATTAAAAAGCCCTGCCATCGAAATGATAGCAGGGCTTAACTTCAATATCCAGATGATATATTTATCTAAAAAAGGTAGAGTAAAAGGTAGAGTTTTTATTGATTTGTAGTGCGATATAATGAGTTTCAAAAAATCAAAAATCACTTTAAATCAATATTTTGACGTCTATTGACGTGTACTGAAACCCTTACTTCACCTCTGTAAAGGTTGTGAATGTTATTTTAGCACCCTTTAAACGCTGTTATATCAACGTTTTTAGATTGTTCTATAGAAAATGTAGTCATAAATGTAGTCATTTTGCTAAGCCGTCAATTTTGCAATTTCTTTGAGGTAGATTTCAACTGCTTCTGCTTTCTTTTTCGGTGCCAATTCAGCATAAGTATCCATTGTCGTTTTAATCGACTTATGGCCCATTCTTATCTGGAGCTCTTTCCAGTTTGCACCAGCATTCAGCATTAAAGAAGCATGTGTATGGCGGAAAAGGTGAAAACCATAGTTTGGTAGTCCTAACTCGGTCAAACGCTTTTTAAGTGTTGCACGTTCATTCCTGTCACACATATAATTCCCGTAAATTGTAGGGAAAATTAAGTCTACAGTTGGTAAATCGTGACTCACAAAATAATCACTCATCTCAGCATGAAAAGCTTTCAAGTCATCTAAGACTTGTCTCGGGATTGCAACTCTTCTGTTACCAGCATCCGTTTTGGCACTGTTCTTACAAACAATCTCGCCCTTAATCCCAAGTTTCTTATTTCCAGCTTTCCACATTAGCGTCTTATTGACGATAATTTCATTGGAATCAAAATCAAGATCATGGATTGATAAAGCAAGAAGTTCATTGATTCGAAGCGCAGAAGCTAACAGCGTGTCGCAGATAACTTTGAATCGTCGATTTGCTCGAGTATCAGGAAGAGTATCAAGATAGTTCAACCAAGTAGCCAAGTCATCTCCATGCAATACCATGATTCTCTCCTTTACCACCTTCGGTTTTGGAGGGATTTTTACTGTTCGAGCTGGATTATGAGAAAGTTCGAAATTCGTGATTCCATAATCAAAAATATCACTAAGCTTATAGATAACTGCACCGAAATCTTTTGCGTGTCCCTTTTTGGATTTTTTAACACCTGATTCAACAGACTTTTTAGATTGCTGAGCTAATTTATTAACCCAAATCTGAATATCTGCAGATTTTATCTCTTCAGGTCTATATTCTCCAAACTTAGGGATGATATAGGTATCAAGATAGCTTCGAACTCGGTTAATCGTATTCTGAGAAGTCACCCAAGTTACAAAACTGACAAACCAGGCTTCCGCTAACTCTTCGAAGTTATTGATCAACAAAGTCTCTTTTTGAGTTGATCCCTTCGCTTCAAAATCAATCCGAGTTTGAATGATTTTCCTATCAAGACTTTTTAGAGTTTTAGCAGTTATAGATGATGTAACTTTTTTACCAGTTTTAACATCTACACCAATATACACACCACGTTGCGTATAGCTAATAGTCCCGTTACTTTTGGTAGTTTTAATGACTTTTCGATTGTTGTGAATGATAGTTTCTTTCTGCATAGTAGCCTTTCACGTTCGGATATATAAAAGGCTAAAATAACAACCTCACACTATTTATGTGATATTACTATTTTAGCACAATCTTATAATTAGGGAGTTAAATAGTTTAGCACATCCTCCATTTTGTAAAAAACAGTTCTAGTCCCCTCAATCGGTGGTTCTAGACGCTTAAGTCCCGTCTTCTCCCAAGACTTCAATGTGTTTGGAGAAATCTTAAGTATAGAAAGCAGCTCTTTCTGAGTTAGAATACTCACATTCTTTTGAATATCTTGCTGTTTCTGCATCATAGCAAGTAAACAAGTCAAAATCTGTTCAATTCGATTCAATATTAATAATTGATTGGAGGTCATCTATTCATCTCTTCGTCTTTCAAAGAATTCTTTTCTCTTTGAGAATTTTGATTACGCCTATATTCCTCATTCTTCTCTTTCAAACGTTTTTTTTCTCTAATATAATCCTGTTTGAGATAAAGTAATTCGGCTTCTTTCTTCTTCTGTTGTTCTTTATTTTCACGATATTGTTTACGATAGAATGCCTCATCTTCTTTAATCTGCTTAATCATGTAATCTTGTTTATTCTTGTTATAACGGAGTGAATCCAACAATTTAACAAAAAAGAACGGCTTCTGAACAATCAATTTTAAGAGAATAGGCTCGTTTTTACGTGCATAATTTACTAGACTACCAAACTCTGTAAAATTATATTCATTAATGATATCAATAGCAGTTTCTAAATAATTATCTTTACTGTTCTCAATAATAAACTGCTCGAGATCAAATCCACAACCTGCAACAATGTCTTTAGCGTCGTACTGAGTTTTCTCTGGATTTTGAGCATGAGTCAAATAATGAAACATTCCGGTCGGGGACATAACAGCTTCGATATGCTTTGGTGTATTTAATTTTTCAGTCAGAAGCTCAGAAACTTGACTTTCGCTCTTGAGCGAATCAAAGAAAAGCACACCATGTCGATGAGTTTTTTTAAATTCCCCAGTTTCTTCATTGATATCCTTATCATGCCATGGGCTAAGAACGAAAGGAACTCCCATTCTGTCAAGAATTTCTTTATGATTATCAGGAGCGCTATCTTGATAAAGCAAGAAAGTCCACTTATTAGCACGTCTATTTTTAATCATAGATATTACCTCTTTTATTAATAAAATTTTCCCTATTATTTAAATCAATGAATTTTATACATGGGCTACCTCTATTTAACAATACAAAATATTGGTTGGTTCGTTTGCAACTTAACATCGTTTTTTCCTCACTGTATTTTCCAAATAAATATGATAATTTTCGTAAACCGACTTAACTTTTTGATCGTTGATTATTGATCCATTGTCGTAGTGGTTTATACATATTGAATAATCCATGAAAATAGAGTGTTTTTGACATCCACTACGTGTGTCAAAAACTCTATTTTCACTATCTTTTCGAACCTTTGTAAAACAATTTATTCCCGATTCTAATCGGAGATGAAAAATAAAATTTGGGATTGCAATTCGAGATTTCTTCTTTTATATGTGATCCCATATTCCTAAAAATTTGCTGTGATTGCTGAGAAGTAGGATACTTTAGAACAACTACTACACTTTCATTTCTTACATCAACAATACTACCAGCAACAGATTTGTTAAAATCCTGTATAATTGAATTTTTTTGAAAACTATTTATACTAGTTGAGATAGTCTCATGTTGTATTAAAAAATAACGTAGTCTGATAGTTTGTTTCACTGATTCAAAATAGTTGGATATTTTGTCTGTTTTATATCTATCCGTCAGCTCAATTGTTAATAAAATTGAAAGAAGTAAAAACAGCATAATAACAATTAATAAAAATATCATAGAAAG
This genomic stretch from Streptococcus sp. 1643 harbors:
- a CDS encoding helix-turn-helix domain-containing protein → MKFFEENYSQEIPTRIKNLRKKYNITQSELGNAGQVSQVESGKRPITSSMLVYLNALTASSYTYIVFGELDEFIENLFHYFFSSILYRDLEAVDEKLYSFMSDDLISIQSSCLSIAKTFANFNIQRKRFMISTETEMDTFHKKDDIDVWVGGKSYNPARSFRTRTINELTVIDFEEMFDILWLMLGDNLIKSFEVNVCGILFELGGNDIPSTFRQENIDPLINKWWYDNVSTEIIPNLIKKLKENPLFNIGFMVNDILERMYKENIPKSYLTSVPLVISQKGRTTSSFSMTGGQQIDGVKFKQISEDCMKLLSQGKDITELYQKYSKEELANLGINIYQSNDIERTEERTFDEIISWVSNPYATRPIQERHTIQLEPTRFSLEDKKRIEKIASQGINDIDLVDLVELYDINLDNTNVTRYIEGLLTNNTQVTYYFQEQLNEELLAMASALDRVQQAFIKLLSEEEIRKFAL
- the cadX gene encoding Cd(II)/Zn(II)-sensing metalloregulatory transcriptional regulator CadX codes for the protein MKKDSICQVDVINQQNVTTATNYLEKEKVQKSLRILSKFTDNKQINIIFYLLAVEELCVCDIACLLNLSMASASHHLRKLANQNILDTRREGKIIYYFIKDEEIRDFFNQLG
- a CDS encoding CadD family cadmium resistance transporter, whose amino-acid sequence is MIQNVVTSIILYSGTAVDLLIILMLFFAKRKSRKDIINIYLGQFLGSVSLILLSLLFAFVLNYIPSKEILGLLGLIPIFLGLKVLLLGDSDGEAIAKEGLRKDNKNLIFLVAMITFASCGADNIGVFVPYFTTLNLANLIVALLTFLVMIYLLVFSAQKLAQVSSVGEILEKYSRWFIAVVYLGLGIYILIENNSFDILWTILG
- a CDS encoding FanG protein, producing MYFNIKLCRCQLKIHQNIDKALVYQILKSPAIEMIAGLNFNIQMIYLSKKGRVKGRVFIDL
- a CDS encoding site-specific integrase, with product MQKETIIHNNRKVIKTTKSNGTISYTQRGVYIGVDVKTGKKVTSSITAKTLKSLDRKIIQTRIDFEAKGSTQKETLLINNFEELAEAWFVSFVTWVTSQNTINRVRSYLDTYIIPKFGEYRPEEIKSADIQIWVNKLAQQSKKSVESGVKKSKKGHAKDFGAVIYKLSDIFDYGITNFELSHNPARTVKIPPKPKVVKERIMVLHGDDLATWLNYLDTLPDTRANRRFKVICDTLLASALRINELLALSIHDLDFDSNEIIVNKTLMWKAGNKKLGIKGEIVCKNSAKTDAGNRRVAIPRQVLDDLKAFHAEMSDYFVSHDLPTVDLIFPTIYGNYMCDRNERATLKKRLTELGLPNYGFHLFRHTHASLMLNAGANWKELQIRMGHKSIKTTMDTYAELAPKKKAEAVEIYLKEIAKLTA
- a CDS encoding MerR family transcriptional regulator produces the protein MTSNQLLILNRIEQILTCLLAMMQKQQDIQKNVSILTQKELLSILKISPNTLKSWEKTGLKRLEPPIEGTRTVFYKMEDVLNYLTP